TCTGCTAATGCTGTTTTAAGTCAAGAAGAAAAAGAAGCTGGAGTAGCCTTGATTGATATCGGAGGAGGAACAACAGATTTGGCTATTTTCAAAGATGGAATCATCAGACATACCGCTGTAATTCCTTTTGGAGGTAATGTCATTACCGAGGATATAAGAGAGGGATGTTCGATCATTGAGAAACAGGCAGAATTGCTAAAAATTAAATTTGGATCTGCTTGGCCTGGCGAAAATAAGGACAATGAAATTGTTTCTATTCCAGGTTTACGAGGAAGAGAACCTAAGGAAATTACCCTAAAAAACCTGTCTAAAATAATACATGCCAGAGTCGTAGAGATTGTAGAGCAGGTATATGTTGAGATTAAAAATTACGGTCATGACGATCAAAAAAAGAAACTTATTGCGGGTATTGTTTTAACCGGTGGAGGCAGTCAATTAAAGCACTTGAAGCAATTGGTAGAATACATCACGGGAATGGATACACGTATCGGGTATCCAAATGAGCATTTAGCGGGAGATTCGGACGAGGAAATTGCAAGTCCGTTGTATGCAACAGCTGTTGGTTTGCTTATGAATGCCTTAAAAAATAAAACTAAAAAAGAGGCGGTTGAACGTGAGGCTGAAGAGGCAATTTCAAGCACAGAACAAGCGCTAAATGAAAACAGTAAAAATGGGAACAGCGTTGAAACTTCTGCACCAAAAGCGGCACAGAAAGAGCGTAAATCAATATTTGACAAGTGGTCTGATAAATTGAAAGATTTTCTAGACAACGCAGAATAATATCAAAAAGAGAACACAGTATAACCAGTAATACAAATAGGATGAGCAACAATAACGAATTTGGAAGTATAGCCTTTGATTTACCAAAAAATCAAAGTAATGTAATAAAAGTAATCGGCGTTGGTGGTGGAGGTAGCAATGCCATTAATCACATGTATACAGCAGGCATTAACGGCGTTGATTTTATTATTTGTAATACGGATTCGCAAGCACTAGATAACAGTAGCGTTCCCAACAAAATTCAACTAGGGGTTTCCTTAACTGAGGGTCTTGGAGCTGGAGCAAATCCTGAAGTGGGGGAGCAATCTGCCATAGAAAGCATGGAGGAAATAAAAAACATGTTGGGTACCAATACCAAAATGGTTTTTATAACGGCCGGAATGGGCGGTGGTACTGGAACTGGAGCGGCACCAATGATAGCTAAACAAGCTAAGGAACTGGATATCCTTACGGTTGGTATTGTCACCATTCCTTTTGTCTTTGAAGGTCAAATGAGAACCAAGCAGGCTCAAGCTGGTATCGAAAAATTACGTAAAAATGTAGATTCTTTAATTATTATTAACAATAATAAGCTTCGAGAAGTTTATGGAAATTTAGGTTTTAAAGCAGGTTTTTCTAAGGCAGATGAAGTATTGGCAACTGCCGCTAGAGGAATCGCAGAAGTAATAACCCACCATTATACACAAAACATCGATTTACGTGATGCTAAAACGGTACTCTCGAATAGCGGTACGGCGATCATGGGTTCGGCAACAGCTTCAGGCAATTCAAGAGCTAACGAAGCTATCACACAGGCATTAGATTCTCCTTTATTGAATGACAACAAAATTGCAGGCGCAAAAAATGTATTGTTATTAATTGTTTCTGGAAGTAAAGAAATTACAATTGATGAAATTGGAGAAATAAACGATCATATTCAAGGAGAAGCAGGTCATGGGGCTAACATTATTATGGGAGTTGGTGAAGATGAAACGCTAGGTGAGGCCATCGCCGTTACCGTCATCGCTACGGGGTTTAACATAGACCAACAGGATACGATTGTAAATACAGAGTCAAAAAAAATCATTCATACCTTAGGGGATGAACAAAAAGCAGAACAACATTTACTAGGTGCTGAAAATGTAGTATTTAAATTAGAGGAAGAGGAAAAAACACCTCAAGCTGCTGTTAAGAAAGAAATTGAAGAAGAGCCTAAGATTGTGAAGCATGTTTTGGAGGTAGAGAAACCGGAAATGGATTTGATTCCAAGCTCTAGTTTTATCAAAAACTTTAATGTTTTCTACGAAGAAGTTAGAGCAGAAAATGTAGATGAAGATTTTGTTATCGTGAATTCAAAATCAAAAATAAATAATATAAAGGTTATTGAGCCTATAACAGTAACTTCTGCAAAGGTTGAAGACGACCAATTTCTTTTTAGTTTTGATATGGCTGAAAATTCAGCCACTAAAAATGAAAAACCCAAAGAAAAAGAGAATGTATTTTTGTTTTCATTAGATGATGAAGTTAAAGATATTGAAGTAAAGGAACATATTGAAGTTATTCCTGTATTAGAATACAACAAGGAAGGTGAAAAACGATATAGTCTTGATGACTATATGGAACTAGAAAATAAATTAACAGGTGCCACGTCTAAAGCGGAGAATTTTGAGCCAAAATTGATTGAAGATGATATTGTTTTTGAACGAAAAACTGTTGAAAGACCCATTTCGAAAAGCCATCAAGATGCAGAAATAGATCCCATGGATATGCCCTTAGAGGAATTATTAAGAAGCAGATCTGAAGAACGAAAAAGAAAGCTGAAAGATTTTAATTATAAATTTCAAACGAATAGTGCACAACGTCTCGATGAAATAGAAAAACATCCGGCTTACAAAAGGCAAGGTGTTAGTTTAAATGAAGTGAATAGAGAAAATAGAATTTCAAGAACCTCTTTAAGTGAAGACAGTAACGACGAAATACAAATACGTTCTAACAATTCATTTTTACACGACAACGTAGACTAAAACCAAATTATAAATAGTTTTAAAACCCGAAAATAAGGTATGTTTTCGGGTTTTTACTTTTTTAATCTAGGCCAATGCTTTTCTTTAAATCCTTGATAAAGTAAGAGGTAAATAGTTCCCTGAAATAGATATGATGTGAATCTCCTAGAAGTAGTTCAAAGTCTTTAGCATATTGATTTCCATGTAAGGAGTAATCTAAAACCAAACAATTGGTGCAATTTTCAGAAATTATCTCATACACTTCTGCTCTATTTTTCTGGGACTTTGAAAAAAGTTCGTCTTCAGGAGAGGTATACAATATTATCTTTATTCCGTTGGCTTCTGCTAATTCAATGATTTTTTTATACGATGCTACTTCAAAAGTATCTATTTGTGATTTGCCAGCAGGAAATGTTTTTAGGAAACCATCGTCATTGGGTAAAAATTCATACGATTTCTTGTTTTCGTTTTGTTCAGGATTTTTAATACTTCTACTGCTTAAAAAATCAAAGTAGTCATCGCTTTCTCTGGTTAAACTGCGAATAATCGTTATTAAGCCCATAGGGATATAGCTGGTACGGGTAGAAAAGAACTCTTCACGAAAAGTGTTGAGATCGTTAAATGCAAAATACGAGGCATAATCTTTATAGCCTAAACGATTCTTGTCAAAAGAAAACCATGACATGTCTAAAATAATATATTGTGGTTTTTTGTTAGATTGGGCTAGATAATATTTGAGTAAATGATGACTATAGGTAATGTTCGACTGTGTAAAGGCCAAATTATAAGATTTCAAATTTAACTCATTGGTCATTAAATGTGCATCTAAGGAAGCTGCCGCCCTGGAAGATCCCAAAATAAGAATTTCTCCATCTTTTTTTTGAAAAAACGCATTATATTCATTGGCATAGTTGCCTTTATCTTTATGAAAATCAGTGACTACGAACTTAAAAGTCATAAAAACTAAAAAGAAAACAGAAAGATATCCTATGGCTAGAACACTTACAAAGTAGCTAATTTTTCTAAGAAATTTTTTCATGATCTTATAGTTTAATCTAGATGCCGTATTTTTAAAGTCAGACTAGATTTTTTTGTTTCGAAACCAATACCTATTAAAAATAAGAGCCTCATCAAAATTGAAAATATATAAATTCATTTTCGGTATTAAAAAATTTACTGTAGACGACTATAATCAATACAACATAAATTGAATACCTGAAATATAGATTTTTGGGTAAAATAAAACTTCTTTCATTTTTTCTCAAGAACCACTCACTTAAAAGTAATACCACAAGGTAAATAATACCATTTAAATTTACCTTAGCATCACTATATCTTGTAAACATCCCTAATACATATTCGTAGGCTATGGCAATGGTATCACTTCTAAAAAAGACCCATGCCATAGTTACAAAAATAAAAGTGCTTGTCATTTGAAAGAGTTCTTTTATAGAAGGGAACCATGAATTTTCGGCGACAACCGAACTTAAGTATTTTCTATTCGAATTGAAAATGAAGGAGGGAATATAGAGCAAGGCGTGAATGCCCCCCCAAACGATAAACGTCCAATTGGCCCCGTGCCAAAAGCCGCTTACTATAAAAATAATAAAAATGTTTCTTAAAGATACCCACTTACCAAATTTGGATCCCCCTAAGGGAATGTATAGGTAATCTCTAAACCACGTGGATAAAGAAATATGCCATCTTCTCCAAAATTCTGCAATATTTCTAGAAAAATAAGGAAACTTAAAGTTCGACATTAACTCAAAGCCAAATAATTTAGAAGTACCAATAGCAATGTCGGAATACCCACTAAAATCACAATAGATTTGAAAGGCAAAATAAATAGCTCCCATCCATAAGGACGCACTCCCAAGGTGTTGATAGTTTCCAAAAATTTCATTGACCATTGGGGCTAAAGAATCTGCAATGACTACCTTTTTAAAGAGCCCCCAAAGAATCAATCGTAAGCCCTGAACGCCTTGCTCGTAGCTAAACTTTCTTTTGTTTATTATTTGAGGCAGTAAATTGGTCGCTCTTTCGATGGGGCCAGCAACTAATTGCGGGAAAAAGGACACAAATGAGGCGAAGGCAATGAGGTCTTTAGTGGGTTCTAAATTTTTTTTATAGACGTCAATCGTATACGACATGGTTTGAAACGTATAAAAGGATATACCAATAGGTAAAATAATGTGTACCGTCCAATTATTTTCAGTCGCATAGCCTACAGCATGTAAAGCTTCCAACCATGACTCAATAAAGAAATTATAGTATTTAAAAAAGCCCAAGACCCCAAGGTTAAATAGCATGCTTATCCAGAGTAAAGCTTTTCTTTTTAGTAGCTCGTTAAACTTGCTCAGTTGTAAGCCGATAAGGTAGTCCACAAGAGTAGAGATGGCAATTAGCATTAAAAATCGGTAGTCCCACCAGCCATAAAACACATAAGAACTTACTAGGATAAGGAAGTTTTGCTGTTTTAATTTTTTATCGAACACAAACCAATACAGCAAAAAGACCGTAGGAAGAAATAATAAAAAAGCTATAGAATTAAATAACAAGAGGTTTGATTTAGTGCGCAAACATAGCTAATATAAATAACTTTTTAGCACCAATTTAAAGGTGGTGAAGAACACTAATAGGCGGGCATTGATGGTTTTAGGGTATAAATTTTACGAAAAGGATTTCTCCTTTTACGAAAAAATGGAAATAATTAAGCTGTTTTAAAAGAAGATTATAATGCTAAATGTACACATCAGGATCAAAAATTAAGGGGAACAATAGCCTTATGGAACATCTAGGATATAAACACTTTTAAAGTTTTAAATAACCTAT
The sequence above is drawn from the Cellulophaga sp. Hel_I_12 genome and encodes:
- the ftsA gene encoding cell division protein FtsA, which produces MEQGKYSVGLDIGTTKIVAIIGKENEYGKIEILGIGRSKSLGVHRGVVNNITQTIQSIQQAVEEAETDSGLKISSVVVGIAGQHIRSLQHSDYITRPDSEEVINEDDVDKLCNQVYKLIMLPGEEIIHVLPQEYKVDGQAEIKEPMGMYGGRLEANFHVVVGQVSSIKNVGRCIKSAGLELGSITLEPLASANAVLSQEEKEAGVALIDIGGGTTDLAIFKDGIIRHTAVIPFGGNVITEDIREGCSIIEKQAELLKIKFGSAWPGENKDNEIVSIPGLRGREPKEITLKNLSKIIHARVVEIVEQVYVEIKNYGHDDQKKKLIAGIVLTGGGSQLKHLKQLVEYITGMDTRIGYPNEHLAGDSDEEIASPLYATAVGLLMNALKNKTKKEAVEREAEEAISSTEQALNENSKNGNSVETSAPKAAQKERKSIFDKWSDKLKDFLDNAE
- the ftsZ gene encoding cell division protein FtsZ; the protein is MSNNNEFGSIAFDLPKNQSNVIKVIGVGGGGSNAINHMYTAGINGVDFIICNTDSQALDNSSVPNKIQLGVSLTEGLGAGANPEVGEQSAIESMEEIKNMLGTNTKMVFITAGMGGGTGTGAAPMIAKQAKELDILTVGIVTIPFVFEGQMRTKQAQAGIEKLRKNVDSLIIINNNKLREVYGNLGFKAGFSKADEVLATAARGIAEVITHHYTQNIDLRDAKTVLSNSGTAIMGSATASGNSRANEAITQALDSPLLNDNKIAGAKNVLLLIVSGSKEITIDEIGEINDHIQGEAGHGANIIMGVGEDETLGEAIAVTVIATGFNIDQQDTIVNTESKKIIHTLGDEQKAEQHLLGAENVVFKLEEEEKTPQAAVKKEIEEEPKIVKHVLEVEKPEMDLIPSSSFIKNFNVFYEEVRAENVDEDFVIVNSKSKINNIKVIEPITVTSAKVEDDQFLFSFDMAENSATKNEKPKEKENVFLFSLDDEVKDIEVKEHIEVIPVLEYNKEGEKRYSLDDYMELENKLTGATSKAENFEPKLIEDDIVFERKTVERPISKSHQDAEIDPMDMPLEELLRSRSEERKRKLKDFNYKFQTNSAQRLDEIEKHPAYKRQGVSLNEVNRENRISRTSLSEDSNDEIQIRSNNSFLHDNVD
- a CDS encoding MBOAT family protein, with the translated sequence MRTKSNLLLFNSIAFLLFLPTVFLLYWFVFDKKLKQQNFLILVSSYVFYGWWDYRFLMLIAISTLVDYLIGLQLSKFNELLKRKALLWISMLFNLGVLGFFKYYNFFIESWLEALHAVGYATENNWTVHIILPIGISFYTFQTMSYTIDVYKKNLEPTKDLIAFASFVSFFPQLVAGPIERATNLLPQIINKRKFSYEQGVQGLRLILWGLFKKVVIADSLAPMVNEIFGNYQHLGSASLWMGAIYFAFQIYCDFSGYSDIAIGTSKLFGFELMSNFKFPYFSRNIAEFWRRWHISLSTWFRDYLYIPLGGSKFGKWVSLRNIFIIFIVSGFWHGANWTFIVWGGIHALLYIPSFIFNSNRKYLSSVVAENSWFPSIKELFQMTSTFIFVTMAWVFFRSDTIAIAYEYVLGMFTRYSDAKVNLNGIIYLVVLLLSEWFLRKNERSFILPKNLYFRYSIYVVLIIVVYSKFFNTENEFIYFQF